The following are encoded in a window of Streptomyces sp. SAT1 genomic DNA:
- a CDS encoding methyltransferase produces the protein MTTPWGELTLARHPEDPRDRLRAWDASDEYLLRHLAERTPGPSGTVVVLGDRWGALATALAAHRPVQITDSFLGQEATRRNLARNGVETGAVRLLTTQDAPPERIDVLLVRVPKSLALLEDQLLRLAPSVHADTVVVGTGMVKEIHTSTLALFERVLGPTRTSLAERKARLILCTPDPALERPANPWPYAYALPEGTGAVAGRRVVNHAGVFCADRLDIGTRFLLEHLPDGRGAQRVVDLGCGNGVVGTALALANPQAEVLFTDESFQAVASAEATYRANGVPGHAEFRVGDGLDGVPSGSVDLVLNNPPFHSHQATTDATAWRMFTGARRALRPGGALWVVGNRHLGHHVKLRRLFGNCRLVAGNPKFVVLSAVRR, from the coding sequence ATGACGACTCCCTGGGGCGAGCTGACGCTGGCCCGCCACCCCGAGGACCCCCGCGACCGGCTGCGTGCCTGGGACGCCTCCGACGAGTATCTGCTGCGGCACCTCGCCGAGCGGACACCCGGCCCGTCCGGGACGGTGGTGGTGCTCGGTGACCGGTGGGGCGCGCTGGCCACGGCGCTCGCGGCGCACCGGCCGGTGCAGATCACCGACTCGTTCCTCGGGCAGGAAGCGACCCGCCGCAACCTCGCCCGCAACGGCGTGGAGACGGGTGCGGTCCGGCTGCTGACCACCCAGGACGCGCCGCCCGAGCGGATCGACGTCCTGCTGGTGCGGGTGCCCAAGAGCCTCGCCCTGCTGGAGGACCAGCTGCTGCGGCTGGCGCCCTCGGTGCACGCGGACACGGTCGTCGTCGGCACCGGCATGGTCAAGGAGATCCACACCTCGACGCTGGCGCTGTTCGAGCGGGTGCTCGGGCCCACCCGGACCTCGCTGGCCGAGCGCAAGGCGCGGCTGATCCTGTGCACCCCGGACCCGGCCCTGGAGCGGCCCGCGAACCCGTGGCCGTACGCGTACGCGCTGCCGGAGGGGACGGGCGCGGTGGCGGGGCGGCGGGTCGTGAACCACGCGGGGGTGTTCTGCGCGGACCGGCTGGACATCGGCACCCGCTTCCTCCTGGAGCACCTGCCGGACGGGCGGGGCGCACAGCGGGTGGTGGACCTGGGCTGCGGCAACGGCGTGGTGGGGACGGCGCTGGCGCTGGCGAACCCGCAGGCGGAGGTGCTGTTCACGGACGAGTCGTTCCAGGCGGTGGCCTCGGCGGAGGCGACGTACCGGGCGAACGGCGTGCCGGGGCACGCCGAGTTCCGGGTCGGGGACGGCCTGGACGGGGTGCCGTCGGGCAGCGTGGACCTGGTGCTGAACAATCCGCCGTTCCACTCGCACCAGGCGACGACGGACGCGACGGCGTGGCGGATGTTCACCGGGGCGCGGCGGGCGCTGCGCCCCGGTGGTGCGCTGTGGGTGGTCGGCAACCGGCACCTGGGCCACCACGTGAAGCTGCGCCGGCTGTTCGGGAACTGCCGGCTGGTGGCCGGCAACCCGAAGTTCGTGGTGCTGTCCGCCGTCAGGCGGTAG
- a CDS encoding class II fructose-bisphosphate aldolase: protein MPLAATGELVGSAAAARSAVVAFNVITLEHIEAVVAGAEAAGTPVLLQVSENAVRFRHGRLLPLARAATAAAEQAAVPVALHLDHVQSDDLLRQAADAGFSSVMYDAARLPYAENLAATRAAAEWAHAQGLWIEAELGQVGGKDGKPPLDAHAPGARTDPGEAHAFVADSGVDALAVAIGNSHAMTERTAALDHDLVKRLADALDVPLVLHGSSGVPDAELTAAVAGGLAKVNVGTALNIAMTDAIRAHLTAHPEAVDSRKYLGVGREAMAQEVERLIRVIGAPAAAPTA, encoded by the coding sequence GTGCCGCTTGCAGCCACCGGTGAGCTGGTCGGCAGCGCCGCCGCCGCGCGCTCCGCCGTCGTCGCCTTCAACGTCATCACCCTGGAACACATCGAGGCCGTCGTCGCCGGCGCCGAGGCGGCCGGCACGCCCGTCCTCCTCCAGGTCAGCGAGAACGCGGTCAGGTTCCGCCACGGACGGCTGCTGCCGCTCGCCCGCGCCGCCACCGCCGCCGCCGAACAGGCCGCCGTACCCGTCGCGCTGCACCTCGACCATGTGCAGAGCGACGACCTGCTGCGGCAGGCGGCCGACGCGGGCTTCAGCTCCGTGATGTACGACGCCGCCCGGCTGCCCTACGCGGAGAACCTCGCCGCCACCCGGGCCGCCGCCGAATGGGCGCACGCCCAGGGCCTGTGGATCGAGGCCGAGCTGGGCCAGGTCGGCGGCAAGGACGGCAAGCCGCCGCTGGACGCCCACGCGCCCGGCGCCCGCACCGACCCCGGCGAGGCGCACGCCTTCGTCGCCGACTCCGGGGTGGACGCCCTGGCCGTGGCCATCGGCAACTCGCACGCCATGACCGAGCGCACCGCCGCCCTCGACCACGACCTCGTCAAGCGGCTGGCCGACGCGCTGGACGTACCGCTCGTCCTGCACGGCTCCTCCGGCGTGCCCGACGCCGAACTGACGGCGGCCGTCGCCGGCGGCCTCGCCAAGGTCAACGTCGGCACCGCCCTGAACATCGCCATGACCGACGCGATCCGCGCCCACCTCACCGCGCACCCCGAGGCGGTCGACTCCCGCAAGTACCTCGGCGTCGGCCGCGAGGCGATGGCACAGGAGGTGGAACGGCTCATCCGCGTGATCGGCGCCCCCGCCGCCGCGCCTACCGCCTGA
- a CDS encoding SIS domain-containing protein, with translation MSHVEDELTSQPECWTRAAADAAGHGGALPAPGERVAIVGCGTSYFMAQSAAALREGAGQGETDAFAASEFPHGRSYDRVIALTRSGTTTEVLDLLARSKGTTRTTAITADPATPVMTAADDVVVLDYADERSVVQTRFATTALTLLRAHFGLHTDAVVADARTALAEPLPEGLVDCTQFTFLGRGWSVGLANEAGLKMREASLSWTEAYPAMEYRHGPISVTTAGTATWALDEAPEGLAEQVAGTGALWIQGTLDPLAELVRAQRLAVAVAASRGLDPDQPRHLTRSVILTPDPA, from the coding sequence ATGAGCCATGTCGAGGACGAGCTGACCAGCCAGCCGGAGTGCTGGACCCGAGCGGCGGCCGACGCCGCGGGACACGGCGGGGCGCTGCCCGCGCCGGGGGAGCGGGTCGCGATCGTCGGCTGCGGCACCTCGTACTTCATGGCGCAGTCCGCCGCCGCGCTGCGCGAGGGCGCGGGCCAGGGCGAGACCGACGCCTTCGCCGCGTCCGAGTTCCCGCACGGCCGGTCCTACGACCGGGTCATCGCCCTGACCCGGTCCGGCACCACCACCGAGGTGCTCGACCTGCTGGCCCGGTCGAAGGGCACCACCCGCACCACGGCCATCACCGCGGACCCCGCCACGCCGGTGATGACGGCCGCCGACGACGTCGTCGTCCTCGACTACGCCGACGAACGCTCCGTCGTGCAGACCCGGTTCGCCACCACCGCGCTCACCCTGCTGCGCGCCCACTTCGGCCTGCACACCGACGCCGTCGTCGCCGACGCCCGCACCGCGCTCGCCGAGCCGCTGCCCGAAGGACTCGTCGACTGCACGCAGTTCACCTTCCTCGGCCGCGGCTGGAGCGTGGGCCTCGCCAACGAGGCCGGCCTCAAGATGCGCGAGGCGTCCCTGTCCTGGACCGAGGCGTACCCGGCGATGGAGTACCGCCACGGCCCGATCAGCGTCACCACGGCGGGCACCGCCACCTGGGCGCTCGACGAGGCGCCCGAGGGGCTCGCCGAGCAGGTGGCCGGCACCGGCGCGCTGTGGATCCAGGGCACCCTCGACCCGCTGGCCGAACTCGTCCGCGCCCAGCGCCTCGCGGTCGCCGTCGCCGCCTCCCGCGGCCTCGACCCCGACCAGCCGCGCCACCTGACCCGCTCGGTGATCCTCACCCCGGACCCGGCCTGA
- a CDS encoding DeoR/GlpR family DNA-binding transcription regulator: MSRDARWKALLELLVERGRLEVEEAASRLEVSAATIRRDFDQLAEQQMLVRTRGGAVVHGVSYELPLRYKTARRASEKQRIAQAVAALVAPGEAVGLTGGTTTTEVARALAVRGDLGSGTPALTVVTNALNIANELAVRPQFKIVVTGGVARPQSYELIGPLADGVLGQITLDVAVLGVVAFDVAHGAAAHDEAEAAINRLLCERAERVVVAADSSKLGRRAFARICPAESVDTLVTDAAVDGETVRWFEEAGVRVLTV, encoded by the coding sequence ATGTCGCGGGACGCCCGCTGGAAGGCGCTGCTGGAGCTGCTCGTGGAGCGGGGCCGGCTGGAGGTCGAGGAGGCGGCGTCCCGGCTGGAGGTGTCGGCCGCGACCATCCGGCGCGACTTCGACCAGCTCGCCGAGCAGCAGATGCTGGTGCGCACCCGGGGCGGCGCCGTCGTGCACGGCGTCTCCTACGAGCTGCCGCTGCGCTACAAGACGGCCCGCCGCGCCTCGGAGAAGCAGCGGATCGCCCAGGCCGTGGCCGCCCTGGTCGCGCCCGGCGAGGCGGTGGGCCTGACCGGCGGCACCACGACCACCGAGGTGGCCCGCGCGCTCGCCGTCCGCGGTGACCTGGGCTCGGGCACGCCCGCCCTGACCGTGGTGACCAACGCGCTCAACATCGCCAACGAGCTGGCCGTACGGCCCCAGTTCAAGATCGTGGTCACCGGCGGGGTCGCGCGGCCGCAGTCGTACGAGCTGATCGGACCGCTGGCGGACGGGGTGCTCGGGCAGATCACCCTGGACGTGGCGGTCCTCGGGGTGGTCGCCTTCGACGTCGCGCACGGCGCGGCGGCCCACGACGAGGCGGAGGCCGCCATCAACCGCCTGCTGTGCGAGCGCGCCGAACGCGTCGTCGTCGCGGCGGACTCCAGCAAGCTGGGCCGTCGCGCCTTCGCCCGGATCTGCCCGGCGGAGTCGGTGGACACGCTGGTCACGGACGCGGCGGTGGACGGGGAGACGGTGCGCTGGTTCGAGGAGGCCGGGGTCCGGGTCCTCACGGTCTGA
- a CDS encoding luciferase domain-containing protein, protein MTLATRALAQLATWPDLMEAAPSCGTGQALSSAHGEIAHFHSDRDVDLKLTDRAIRRLSRDLRRFAAVRVVPGSSWVTIRLDASADVDLLLSLMSVALKADQGGLGEDRPVPVGCNDGRGVGFLRT, encoded by the coding sequence ATGACGCTCGCCACGCGTGCACTCGCCCAACTGGCCACCTGGCCCGACCTGATGGAAGCGGCACCGAGCTGTGGCACCGGGCAGGCGCTCAGCTCGGCGCACGGGGAGATCGCCCACTTCCACTCCGACCGCGACGTCGACCTCAAGCTGACCGACCGGGCCATACGGCGGCTCTCGCGCGACCTCAGGCGCTTCGCCGCCGTCCGCGTGGTGCCGGGCTCCTCCTGGGTCACCATCCGTCTCGACGCCTCGGCCGACGTCGATCTCCTCCTGTCCCTCATGAGCGTCGCGCTCAAGGCCGATCAGGGCGGCCTCGGGGAGGACCGGCCGGTCCCCGTGGGCTGCAACGACGGCCGTGGTGTGGGCTTCCTGCGCACCTGA
- a CDS encoding class I SAM-dependent methyltransferase — MEDSRVEQADHTAVRVALWRALHLRADPPPYVFEDEVGLRLAASGDDWLRRPDMDPEGTRTFRAGVVARARFVEDLVTAEAARGVAQYVVLGAGLDTFAQRRPEEVAAGLRVFEVDRPGPQAWKRQRLADLGLGVPEGLRLVPVDFEAGGSWWKELVAAGFDAGRPAVVACTGVSMYLTLEAITGTLRQVAALAPGSTLAMTFMQPAELLEPRTRALLENTTRMARASGSPFLSFFSPQEMLDLARAAGFTEVRHVSADDLARRYFDGRADGLRPEPAEELLVASV, encoded by the coding sequence ATGGAGGACAGCCGGGTGGAGCAGGCGGACCACACCGCGGTGCGGGTCGCCCTGTGGCGGGCGCTGCATCTGCGGGCCGATCCACCGCCGTACGTCTTCGAGGACGAGGTCGGCCTGCGGCTGGCGGCGTCCGGCGACGACTGGCTCCGCCGCCCGGACATGGACCCCGAGGGGACGCGGACCTTCCGGGCGGGTGTCGTGGCCCGCGCCCGCTTCGTCGAGGACCTGGTGACGGCCGAGGCCGCCCGGGGCGTCGCGCAGTACGTCGTCCTGGGCGCCGGACTGGACACCTTCGCGCAGCGCCGCCCCGAGGAGGTCGCCGCCGGGCTGCGGGTGTTCGAGGTGGACCGGCCCGGACCGCAGGCGTGGAAGCGGCAGCGCCTCGCGGACCTCGGCCTGGGCGTCCCGGAGGGCCTGCGGCTGGTCCCCGTGGACTTCGAGGCGGGCGGGTCCTGGTGGAAGGAGCTGGTCGCGGCTGGCTTCGACGCGGGGCGCCCCGCGGTGGTGGCCTGCACCGGCGTGAGCATGTACCTCACCCTGGAGGCGATCACCGGCACCCTGCGCCAGGTGGCGGCGCTCGCGCCCGGTTCCACGCTGGCCATGACGTTCATGCAGCCCGCCGAACTGCTGGAACCGCGCACGCGCGCCCTGCTGGAGAACACGACGCGCATGGCGCGGGCGTCCGGGTCGCCGTTCCTCAGCTTCTTCTCCCCGCAGGAGATGCTGGACCTCGCCCGCGCGGCGGGGTTCACGGAGGTCCGCCATGTGTCCGCGGACGACCTGGCGCGGCGCTACTTCGACGGCCGCGCGGACGGGCTGCGGCCCGAACCGGCGGAGGAGCTGCTGGTCGCCTCGGTGTGA
- a CDS encoding Rv1733c family protein: MARRAGMWLWRWQRNPLRRTSDVVEAWILAAAWVLAVVGALVAGLLTAGVMQQNAQRARAQSHPVSAVLAEGGSRSAARPAGGALVWGTVRWTDPDGSVHTGRTRVPSGVAAGSRLTVWTNGRGALTSPPASAADTAFQAVLGGLWAGTATVGFVVGGAKLAQNRLDHRRDAQWAEEWARMDARWGRMTG, encoded by the coding sequence ATGGCACGTCGTGCGGGAATGTGGCTGTGGCGCTGGCAGCGCAATCCGCTCAGGCGGACCAGCGATGTCGTCGAGGCGTGGATCCTGGCCGCCGCCTGGGTCCTCGCCGTGGTGGGCGCCCTGGTGGCCGGGCTGCTGACGGCGGGCGTGATGCAGCAGAACGCGCAGCGTGCCCGTGCCCAGAGCCACCCGGTGTCCGCCGTCCTCGCCGAGGGCGGGTCCCGGAGCGCCGCCCGGCCGGCCGGGGGCGCGCTGGTGTGGGGGACGGTCCGCTGGACCGATCCGGACGGCTCGGTCCACACGGGCCGGACCCGGGTCCCGTCCGGTGTGGCCGCCGGATCCCGCCTCACCGTCTGGACGAACGGCCGCGGCGCCCTGACCTCCCCGCCCGCCTCCGCCGCCGACACCGCCTTCCAGGCGGTCCTGGGCGGCCTGTGGGCCGGGACGGCCACCGTGGGCTTCGTCGTCGGCGGCGCCAAGCTCGCGCAGAATCGGCTCGACCACCGCCGCGACGCCCAGTGGGCCGAGGAGTGGGCCCGGATGGACGCCCGCTGGGGCCGTATGACGGGCTGA
- a CDS encoding MFS transporter → MPDRPLVRLRIALTAFFALDGFVFAGWVVRIPAIKEQTHSSTGALGLALLGVSAGAVVTMTLTGRLCRRYGSHLVTVVCAVLLSLSVALPPLTHSALALGAVLLVFGAAYGGINVAFNSAAVDLVAALRRPVMPTFHAAFSLGGMVGAGLGGLVAGLLSPTRHLLALTVTGLLVTAVAGRTLLRLDSPAPPDGGRTRRDRRDGHRQGGRTRGVVLVLGLIALCTAYGEGAMADWGALHFTQDLHASPGVAAVGYSCFALAMTVGRLSGTTLLERLGRTRVIVGGGCVAAAGMLLGCLAPAVWVALLGFAVTGLGLANLFPVAVERAGALAGPNGVATASTLGYGGMLMGPPAIGFMAGWLSLRAALASVAVLAAVAAAIGFATRRTAYE, encoded by the coding sequence GTGCCGGACCGCCCGCTCGTCCGCCTCCGGATCGCCCTCACCGCCTTCTTCGCCCTCGACGGCTTCGTCTTCGCCGGCTGGGTGGTGCGCATCCCGGCCATCAAGGAGCAGACGCACTCCTCCACCGGAGCCCTCGGGCTCGCGCTCCTCGGGGTCTCCGCCGGTGCCGTCGTCACGATGACCCTCACCGGCCGGCTCTGCCGCCGCTACGGGAGCCACCTGGTCACGGTCGTCTGCGCGGTGCTGCTCTCGCTCAGCGTGGCCCTGCCGCCGCTCACCCACTCCGCCCTCGCGCTGGGCGCCGTCCTGCTGGTGTTCGGCGCCGCCTACGGCGGCATCAACGTCGCCTTCAACAGCGCGGCCGTCGACCTGGTGGCCGCGCTGCGGCGTCCGGTCATGCCGACCTTCCACGCCGCCTTCAGCCTCGGCGGCATGGTGGGGGCGGGCCTCGGCGGGCTCGTCGCCGGGCTCCTGTCCCCCACCCGCCATCTGCTGGCGCTCACCGTGACCGGTCTGCTCGTCACGGCCGTCGCCGGGCGGACGCTGCTGCGGCTGGACTCCCCCGCGCCCCCCGACGGCGGCAGGACCCGCCGGGACCGCCGCGACGGGCACCGGCAAGGCGGCCGCACCCGCGGGGTCGTCCTGGTCCTCGGGCTCATCGCCCTGTGCACGGCCTACGGCGAGGGGGCCATGGCCGACTGGGGCGCCCTGCACTTCACCCAGGACCTGCACGCGTCGCCGGGCGTCGCGGCGGTGGGCTACTCGTGCTTCGCGCTCGCGATGACCGTGGGACGGCTGTCCGGCACCACGCTGCTCGAACGGCTCGGCCGCACCCGCGTCATCGTGGGCGGCGGCTGCGTCGCCGCGGCCGGAATGCTCCTCGGCTGCCTCGCGCCCGCCGTGTGGGTGGCCCTGCTCGGCTTCGCCGTGACCGGTCTGGGGCTCGCCAACCTCTTCCCGGTCGCCGTGGAGCGAGCGGGCGCGCTGGCCGGTCCGAACGGTGTCGCGACCGCCTCCACGCTCGGGTACGGCGGCATGCTCATGGGACCCCCGGCCATCGGGTTCATGGCCGGCTGGCTGTCCCTGCGGGCGGCGCTGGCCAGCGTCGCCGTACTGGCCGCCGTCGCCGCCGCGATCGGGTTCGCGACGCGACGGACGGCGTACGAGTGA
- a CDS encoding ATP-dependent Clp protease ATP-binding subunit translates to MTMSPFGASFGGPDPFSEILNRFFGMTPGASPPQVQRVPIGRLLTESAQDLINRATGKAAEDGSSDLDTEHLLWACTQVEPARGLLAQAGADPDRLAADLARALPAESGTPSAEPGLTPAAKRVLLRAYEHSRAAGVSYIGPEHILGALLDTPGAAPTKILGAHGIDTEQLRRGAESVARSEAGPGGAEPPSDTPTLDQYGRDLTEEARAGKLDPVVGRAEEIEQTVEILSRRSKNNPVLIGEPGVGKTAIVEGLAQRIIAGDVPKTLENKRVVALDLTGLVAGAQYRGQFEERLKNVIDEVKAASESTILFLDELHTVVGAGATGEGSMDAGNILKPALARGELHVVGATTLTEYRKYVEKDAALERRFQPVMVPEPSVEETVQILEGLRDSYEAHHQVRYTDDALAAAAELSDRYVTDRFLPDKAIDLLDQAGARVRLRSMGRSTEVAEREDRLAKLRREKDQAVAGEDFERASELKDRITDVETELEGLAERREGVLEVTVADIADVLSRRTGIPVAQLTESEKERLLKLEDALHSRVVGQDEAVTAVAQAVRRSRAGMGDPNRPVGSFLFLGPTGVGKTELAKALAELLFGDENRMVRFDMSEFQEKHTVSRLVGAPPGYVGHEEAGQLTEKVRRQPYSVLLFDEVEKAHPDVFNTLLQVLDDGRLTDAQGRTVDFRNTVVIMTSNIGAQRILAHHGDVAAIKDQLMEDLRGRFLPEFLNRIDDIIIFHGLGEAELNQIVDLLLDNSRRRVRAQGMELEVTDAAKKLLVAHGHQPEFGARPLRRTLQAELDNRIASLLLSDSADPGDTIVADVENDALVCRVERPAPSDAKVYENAENAENAEAAGDGAKAQGEAGGPEAAS, encoded by the coding sequence ATGACGATGTCCCCCTTCGGCGCCTCGTTCGGCGGCCCGGACCCGTTCTCCGAGATCCTCAACCGCTTCTTCGGCATGACACCGGGCGCCTCGCCGCCCCAGGTGCAGCGGGTGCCGATCGGACGGCTGCTCACCGAGTCCGCCCAGGACCTGATCAACCGCGCCACCGGCAAGGCGGCCGAGGACGGCAGTTCCGACCTGGACACCGAGCACCTGCTGTGGGCCTGCACCCAGGTGGAGCCCGCCCGCGGCCTGCTCGCCCAGGCGGGCGCCGACCCCGACCGGCTCGCCGCCGACCTCGCGCGGGCACTGCCCGCCGAGAGCGGCACCCCCTCGGCCGAGCCGGGCCTGACCCCGGCCGCCAAGCGGGTGCTGCTGCGCGCCTACGAGCACTCCCGGGCGGCCGGTGTCTCCTACATCGGCCCGGAACACATCCTCGGCGCCCTGCTGGACACCCCGGGCGCGGCACCGACCAAGATCCTGGGCGCCCACGGCATCGACACCGAGCAACTGCGCCGCGGCGCGGAGAGCGTCGCCCGCTCCGAGGCCGGGCCCGGCGGCGCCGAGCCGCCGAGCGACACGCCGACCCTCGACCAGTACGGCCGCGACCTGACCGAGGAGGCCCGCGCCGGAAAGCTGGACCCGGTGGTGGGCCGGGCTGAGGAGATCGAGCAGACCGTGGAGATCCTCTCCCGCCGCTCGAAGAACAACCCTGTGCTGATCGGCGAACCGGGCGTCGGCAAGACCGCGATCGTGGAGGGCCTGGCCCAGCGGATCATCGCCGGGGACGTGCCCAAGACCCTGGAGAACAAGCGGGTCGTCGCCCTCGACCTGACGGGACTCGTCGCCGGCGCCCAGTACCGTGGCCAGTTCGAGGAGCGGCTGAAGAACGTCATCGACGAGGTCAAGGCGGCCTCCGAGTCGACGATCCTGTTCCTGGACGAACTGCACACCGTGGTCGGCGCGGGCGCCACCGGCGAGGGCTCGATGGACGCCGGGAACATCCTCAAACCCGCCCTCGCCCGTGGTGAACTGCACGTCGTCGGCGCCACCACCCTCACCGAGTACCGCAAGTACGTGGAGAAGGACGCCGCCCTGGAGCGCCGCTTCCAGCCGGTCATGGTGCCCGAGCCCAGCGTCGAGGAGACCGTGCAGATCCTGGAGGGCCTGCGCGACTCCTACGAGGCCCACCACCAGGTCCGCTACACCGACGACGCGCTGGCCGCCGCCGCCGAGCTGTCCGACCGGTACGTCACCGACCGGTTCCTGCCCGACAAGGCCATCGACCTGCTCGACCAGGCCGGCGCGCGGGTGCGGCTGCGCTCGATGGGCCGGTCCACCGAGGTCGCCGAGCGCGAGGACCGGCTGGCCAAGCTGCGCCGCGAGAAGGACCAGGCCGTGGCCGGGGAGGACTTCGAGCGCGCCTCCGAGCTGAAGGACCGCATCACCGACGTGGAGACCGAGCTGGAAGGGCTCGCCGAGCGGCGCGAGGGCGTGCTGGAGGTGACCGTCGCCGACATCGCCGACGTACTGTCCCGGCGCACCGGCATCCCCGTCGCCCAGCTCACCGAGAGCGAGAAGGAAAGGCTGCTGAAGCTGGAGGACGCCCTGCACTCGCGCGTCGTCGGGCAGGACGAGGCGGTCACCGCGGTCGCCCAGGCGGTGCGCCGCAGCCGGGCCGGCATGGGCGATCCCAACCGGCCCGTCGGCTCGTTCCTCTTCCTCGGACCGACCGGCGTCGGCAAGACCGAACTGGCCAAGGCGCTCGCCGAGCTGCTGTTCGGCGACGAGAACCGCATGGTCCGCTTCGACATGAGCGAGTTCCAGGAGAAGCACACCGTCTCCCGGCTCGTCGGGGCCCCGCCCGGCTATGTCGGCCACGAGGAGGCGGGCCAGCTCACCGAGAAGGTCCGCCGCCAGCCCTACAGCGTGCTGCTCTTCGACGAGGTCGAGAAGGCCCACCCGGACGTCTTCAACACCCTGCTCCAGGTGCTGGACGACGGACGGCTCACCGACGCGCAGGGCCGCACCGTCGACTTCCGCAACACCGTGGTCATCATGACCTCGAACATCGGCGCCCAGCGGATCCTCGCCCACCACGGCGACGTCGCCGCCATCAAGGACCAGCTGATGGAGGACCTGCGCGGCAGGTTCCTGCCCGAGTTCCTCAACCGCATCGACGACATCATCATCTTCCACGGCCTGGGCGAGGCGGAGCTGAACCAGATCGTCGATCTGCTGCTGGACAACAGCCGCCGTCGCGTCCGCGCCCAGGGCATGGAACTGGAGGTCACCGACGCGGCGAAGAAGCTGCTGGTCGCCCACGGCCACCAGCCCGAGTTCGGCGCCCGCCCGCTGCGCCGCACCCTCCAGGCCGAGCTGGACAACCGCATCGCCTCCCTGCTGCTGAGCGACTCGGCCGACCCCGGTGACACGATCGTCGCCGACGTCGAGAACGACGCCCTGGTGTGCCGGGTCGAGCGTCCGGCGCCGTCCGACGCCAAGGTCTACGAGAACGCCGAGAACGCCGAGAACGCCGAGGCCGCGGGGGACGGGGCGAAGGCGCAGGGGGAGGCGGGGGGCCCGGAAGCGGCCTCCTGA
- a CDS encoding maleylpyruvate isomerase family mycothiol-dependent enzyme has product MKTAGYLDALDREGRLLAAAAEEAGTGAAVPTCPGWRVRDLLLHTGAVHRWAAGLVADAHTAPRPLDEPPALDGAALVEWYRDSHRGLVAVLAGAPKDVQCWTFHSAPLAVPSAQAFWTRRQAHETAVHRFDAEAARGGLPSPVGAEFAVDGIDELLRGFHARSRSRVRTPRPRVLRVRATDPAGSGADAAVWTVRLSEGPPVTEPGAGADAEAELSGPADQLYLALWNRVPVPRVTGDPALAALWRETSGIG; this is encoded by the coding sequence ATGAAGACCGCCGGGTATCTCGACGCGCTGGACCGCGAGGGCCGGCTGCTGGCCGCCGCCGCCGAGGAGGCCGGGACCGGTGCCGCGGTGCCGACGTGTCCGGGCTGGCGGGTGCGGGACCTGCTGCTGCACACCGGGGCGGTGCACCGGTGGGCGGCCGGTCTCGTCGCGGACGCGCACACCGCGCCGCGCCCCCTGGACGAGCCGCCCGCTCTCGACGGCGCCGCGCTGGTGGAGTGGTACCGCGACAGCCATCGCGGCCTCGTGGCGGTGCTGGCCGGCGCGCCGAAGGACGTGCAGTGCTGGACGTTCCACTCGGCGCCCCTGGCGGTGCCGTCCGCGCAGGCCTTCTGGACCCGCCGGCAGGCGCACGAGACGGCGGTGCACCGCTTCGACGCCGAGGCGGCGCGCGGCGGCCTGCCGTCCCCGGTCGGCGCCGAGTTCGCCGTCGACGGCATCGACGAGCTGCTGCGCGGCTTCCACGCCCGCTCCCGGAGCCGGGTCCGTACGCCCCGGCCGCGTGTGCTGCGGGTGCGCGCCACCGATCCGGCCGGGTCCGGTGCGGACGCCGCCGTGTGGACCGTACGGCTGTCGGAGGGGCCGCCGGTCACCGAGCCGGGCGCTGGCGCGGACGCCGAGGCCGAACTCTCCGGTCCCGCGGACCAGTTGTACCTGGCGCTGTGGAACCGGGTGCCGGTGCCGCGGGTGACGGGTGATCCCGCGCTGGCCGCGCTGTGGCGGGAGACCTCGGGGATCGGCTGA
- a CDS encoding response regulator transcription factor translates to MIRVLLADDQSLVRAGFRALLDAQPDIEVAGEAADGEEALRLARDVRPDVVLMDIRMPVLDGLAATRRITGAPELGDVKVVMLTTFELDEYVFEAIRSGASGFLVKDTEPEELLRAVRAVVDGDALLSPGVTRRLIAEFAARSKEPAAADALARLTDREREVMALVGIGLSNAEIARRLVVSPLTAKTHVSRTMVKLGARDRAQLVVLAYESGLVRPGWLG, encoded by the coding sequence GTGATCCGCGTACTGCTCGCCGACGACCAGTCGCTGGTGCGGGCCGGGTTCCGGGCGCTGCTCGACGCCCAGCCGGACATCGAGGTCGCCGGGGAGGCCGCCGACGGTGAGGAGGCCCTGCGCCTGGCGCGGGACGTGCGCCCCGACGTCGTCCTGATGGACATCCGCATGCCCGTCCTGGACGGCCTGGCGGCGACCCGCCGCATCACCGGCGCCCCGGAGCTCGGGGACGTCAAGGTGGTCATGCTCACCACCTTCGAGCTGGACGAGTACGTCTTCGAGGCGATCCGCTCGGGCGCCTCCGGCTTCCTCGTCAAGGACACCGAACCCGAGGAACTGCTGCGTGCGGTGCGGGCGGTGGTCGACGGCGACGCCCTGCTGTCCCCGGGCGTCACCCGCCGCCTCATCGCCGAGTTCGCCGCCCGCTCCAAGGAACCGGCCGCCGCCGACGCCCTGGCCCGGCTCACCGACCGCGAGCGCGAGGTGATGGCCCTGGTCGGCATCGGCCTGTCCAACGCGGAGATCGCCCGCCGCCTGGTGGTCAGCCCGCTCACCGCCAAGACCCACGTCAGCCGCACCATGGTGAAGCTCGGCGCCCGCGACCGCGCCCAACTCGTCGTCCTCGCCTACGAGTCGGGCCTGGTCCGGCCGGGCTGGCTGGGCTGA